A window of Nicotiana tabacum cultivar K326 chromosome 24, ASM71507v2, whole genome shotgun sequence contains these coding sequences:
- the LOC142178263 gene encoding uncharacterized protein LOC142178263: MSIAEYQQKFLMLSLYAGGIIDSERDKCKRFEEGLNGYIRKSVAILQLEDFSKLISAALTWKIIDKEEASRRENMFSKGNSDYGGPSKKGKFDDSKTESAQKSSYRKQNKPNFSTASIPSYVQGKTYTPTCAQCGKNYYGACRRASGACFNCGSLDHKVKDCPNPNPLSYTYIYGSVQKPATTHSQANSGARPRNMQPAGSGGANQASGSRSTARVYAMRQKNDQDGPDVVVGKFHLFGISVVTLFDPGSSHSYVCSSLAFPDTVKYVKLDFDVLVTSSLGHQVVVNMIYRDCPFMIQNLVFPADLLEMPFQDYNVIVGMDWLHRYYALIDCKLKQVIFRTLTYSHIVVQGERSLTSNIISAVLARKMICQGCDAYLAHIVDTRLGSPSLNDIPTVYDFHDVFPDDIPGLPPDREIEFSIELLCVREEDAPKIAFRIR; this comes from the exons ATGTCTATTGCAGAGTATCAACAAAAATTTCTCATGCTTTCTCTCTATGCTGGAGGTATTATTGATAGTGAAAGAGACAAGTGCAAAAGATTTGAAGAAGGTTTGAATGGTTACATTCGAAAGTCTGTGGCAATCTTGCAACTTGAGGATTTTTCCAAGCTAATTTCAGCTGCTCTTACTTGGAAAATAATTGACAAGGAAGAAGCTAGTAGGAGAGAAAATATGTTTAGCAAGGGTAATTCAGATTATGGCGGTCCATCCAAGAAGGGAAAGTTTGACGATTCCAAGACTGAAAGTGCACAGAAGTCATCATATCGTAAGCAGAATAAGCCAAATTTCTCTACTGCTAGTATACCAAGTTATGTCCAAGGCAAAACTTATACACCTACTTGTGCACAGTGCGGGAAGAATTACTATGGTGCCTGCAGAAGAGCTTCTGGTGCTTGTTTCAATTGTGGAAGTCTGGATCATAAAGTGAAGGATTGCCCTAATCCTAATCCTCTttcttatacatatatatatggcTCAGTTCAAAAGCCTGCCACTACTCATTCTCAAGCTAATAGTGGTGCAAGACCTAGAAATATGCAACCGGCGGGTTCAGGTGGTGCTAATCAGGCTAGTGGGTCGAGATCTACTGCACGAGTCTATGCTATGAGACAGAAGAATGACCAAGATGGCCCGGACGTGGTTGTTGGTAAATTTCACTTATTTGGCATATCTGTTGTTACATTATTTGATCCTGGATCTTCGCACTCTTATGTTTGCTCATCACTTGCATTTCCTGATACTGTTAAATATGTGAAACTTGACTTTGATGTGCTGGTCACGAGTTCATTAGGTCATCAGGTTGTTGTTAACATGATTTACCGAGATTGTCCATTCATGATTCAAAATCTGGTCTTCCCTGCAGACTTGCTTGAAATGCCCTTCCAAGACTATAATGTTATTGTTGGTATGGACTGGCTCCATAGGTACTATGCATTGATTGATTGTAAGTTGAAGCAAGTGATTTTTAGAACTCTTACATATTCACACATAGTAGTTCAAGGAGAAAGATCATTGACATCTAATATTATTTCTGCGGTCTTGGCAAGGAAGATGATTTGTCAAGGTTGTGATGCCTATCTTGCTCATATAGTCGATACACGATTAGGGAGTCCAAGTCTTAATGACATACCAACCGTATACGACTTTCATGATGTATTTCCTGATGATATTCCTGGGTTGCctccagatagggagattgaatTTTCTATAGAGCTT TTGTGCGTGAGGGAGGAAGATGCTCCTAAAATTGCTTTTAGGATCAGGTAA